The Syntrophaceae bacterium genomic interval GGGCCGATGAGGCGGACGTTGTATTTCCGGGCCGTTGCGGCCAGCTCGGCCTGAAGCTTTTCCCCTTCCTCCCCCGCTTCGGCGAAGCCGCCGGTGACGATCACGGCGGCCTTCACGCCGGCCTTTCCGCACTCCTCGACGGCCCCGATCACCATCCGCGACGGGATCACGATCACGGCGAGGTCCGGCGCCGCAGGGATGGAGGCGATGTCCCTGTAGGACTTCAGGCCCAGGAGTTCGTCGGCCTTCGGGTTCACGGGAAAGATGGAGCCCTTGAACCCGGCGTGGATGAGGTTGTAGAGGACGTCGTAGCCGAGCTTCCCCGGCGTTCCGGAGGCCCCGACCATGGCGACGCTACGCGGCTTGAAGATGGCGTCCAGGCGGCTCTTCCCTTTCATGTTCCCTCCTTTTTCGGTATGGATGTGAATGAGTCGGTGCGGCAGGGTCTCCGCCCCCCAAGCGAAGACGGCGCATGCTACCATAGTTCCTGGGGATTTTCCAGAAAAGGGGCACGATCAGGTTGGCGGCCGCGCCCCCGCGGCTGGCCGGTTCGGTCGGGGCGCGGGGGCTGCCACGGGGGCTTCCGCCGTCGCGGACGTTTTTTCCCGCGATTCGTCATCGACGGTCTGTCAGGCTGGAGGGATGGGAAAAAAGTCCCAATTGCTCCTCTGGAAACCCCCGGTCGCGCCCCCGCGAACGTTGGTCGGGGAGAGGGGCTTCCCGGAGCGCGAATGGCGGCTTTTTCGGGGTACCCTGCCGTCGCAGCGCAGCGCCCGCAAAGTCATCTGTCTGAGCGCCCCCAGGCGCGAGTTATGACTTTGCAGCGGAGCGAGACGATGCAGGGTCGAAAAAACGCTTCTGAGCGCGATGGAGGCGCCTCTCCATGGCAAGCCCGTTTCATCCCTTCGAGCGTCGGAAGATAGATATCACGGTGCTGAGATAAAAAATGTAGGGAAAAAACTTTGAGGAAAAGAAAATGAGACACCGGAAAGCCGGAAGGGTGGCCGACGGGATCTGGTACCTGGGGCGGGAGGAAACAGGGCTTTACCTCCTGGAGGGAACCCGGGAATCCATGCTCGTGAGCGGAGGGATGGTCTACATTCTGCCGGAGGTTGTCCGCCAGCTGGAATCCTTCGGGATCGACCGTGGGCGCATCACCCGGATCCTGATCCTCCACGCCCACTTCGACCACCTCGGCGTCATCCCCTGGTGGAAGCGGACCTTCCCAAGCATGGAGGTCCTGGCCTCCGCCCGGGCCTGGGAGGTTCTGGCCATGCCGAAGGCCGTCGCTACGATCAACGAATTCAGCCGGATGGTCACGGATAGGATGGGTCTACAGGAGGGGCTGAAGAGCTTCGACCATGCCTGGCGGGACGACGTGGCGGGCCGGACGGTCTGCGAGGGAGACCGGATCGACCTGGGGGGGCTGGAGGTCCGGATTTTCGAAACGCCGGGCCACTCATCGTGCTCGATCTCCGCATACGTTCGGGTGCGGAAGGCCCTCTTCGCCTCCGACGGCGGCGGTATCCCCTTCAAGGATTTCTCGATTCCCCTGGGAAACTCCGATTTCACCCGATTCGAGGAGAGCCTCGAGAAACTCCGGGGGCTGGAGGTGGAACGCCTGTGTGCGGACCATTACGGATTTGTGACCGGGCCGGAGGCGGCGGGATTCATCGGGCAGACCCTCGACGAGGCGCGCTCTCTGCGGAGGGTTATGGAAGAAGCCCTGGAGCGGTACGGCGGCGTGGAGGACGCCGCGCGGGTCCTGACGGCCGACCTGTACGGAAGGCATCCGGATTACTTCATGTCGCCGGAGATCACCGAAGGCATCTTCCGGCAGATGATCCGCCACGTCGCGGATAGAACGCCGATGTCCTGACGACGGAACGAACCGTGAGGCGCTTTCGGAGCAGAAAGGGTACGTCCTGTCTAAAGAAAAGAGTGCTCCGGTCCCGGGAACTCGCCCTGCCGGACCTCGACGATGTACTTCTCCACGGCCTCTTTCATCTGGGTGTTGATGTTGGCGTACTTCTTGACGAATTTAGGTGTGAAGCGTTCAAACATCCCCAGGAGGTCGTGGAGCACCAGAACCTGGCCGTCGCAGTGGACGCCGCCGCCGATGCCGATGGTGGGTATCGAGAGGGTCTCGCTGATCACCCGGCCGAGCTCCACCGGGATGCACTCCAGAACCACGGAAAAGGCCCCTGCCTCCTCGAGGATCTTTGCGTCTTCCAGGATCCGGTTCGCCGCCTCGCTCCCCTTGCCCTGGACCTTGTAGCCTCCGAGCTGGTGAACCGCCTGGGGAGTCAGGCCCAGGTGGGCCATGACGGGAATCCCCGCGGCGGCGATGCGGCGCGTCACCTCGGCCACTTCGCGGCCCCCTTCGAGCTTCACCGCCTGGGCGCCCGCCTCCTGGAGGAAGCGGCCGGCGTTACGGACCGCCTCGTCCGCCGAGGCCTGGTAGGACATGAACGGCATGTCACCGATCACGAGAGCCCGGCTGACGGCCCGGCTGACGGCTTTTGTATGGTGGATCATGACGTCCATCGTCACGGGGAGCGTACTGTCGTATCCCAGCACCACCATCCCCAGGGAGTCCCCCACGAGGATCAGGTCGATGCCCGCCTCGTCCACGATGGCCCCGGTGGGGTAGTCGTAGGCGGTGATCATGGTGATCTTCTCGCCTTTCTTTTTCATGTCCCGGACCGTTGCCGTCGTGACCTTGTTCACCTTGCCGTGGGTGCTCATGGAGTTCCTCCCGAAAAAATGGAATAAAGACGTTCGGCCTGCTCAGGGGAAAGGGTTCCTTTCATCCGGGCCAGTTCCACCGTTCGTTTTCCCAGGACGCAGTAGGTCTCCAGGAGGTGCGGCAGTTTTTCCCGGAAGGCCGCGAGGTGCTTGTCAATGGTTCCGGCGTCCCCCCGCGCCACGGGTCCGGTGAGGGCCTGGACCGTTCCCATGGTCTCGATGTTCTTGAGCGTTCCCGCAACCAGGGGCCAGATGGCCCGGACCGCCGCCTCCCTGTCCATACCGATGGATTCGAAGACTTTCTCGACCTGGCGGATCAGGGTGACCAGGTAATTCGATGCCATGCAGGCGGCGGCGTGATAGAGGGCCTTGTTTTCCTCGGCGACGAAGAAGGGGGTGCCGCCAAGGTGCTGCACGATCCGGACGGCCCATTCCCGGGCGGGTTCGTCGGCGGTGACGCCGAAGATGCTGCCGGGAAGGTTCTGAAGCGCCATGGCGGAGTCGGCGAAGGCCTGCATCGGATGAATGCTGGCCCTGAACGCACCGGCCTCCCGCGCGGGCTGGAGGAGGTCAAGCCCGCCGGCGCCGCTCATGTGAACCGCCGTCTGTCCCTTCCGGAATCCTTTCCCGCTCGCGATTTCGCGACAGACCGGGAGGATCCTGTCATCGCCCGTGGTAATGAACACGGCGTCTCCCCGGGATGCCGCCTCGGCCGATCCGGCGGCCGCGAAGGCGCCCGTTGCCGAGACGGCTCTTTCCCTGGCCTCCGGAGAGACATCATAAAGGGCCGCCAGGGGATATCCAGCCTTCTGAAGCAGGACGGCCATGGCAGTACCCACCTTGCCGAGGCCGATGACGGTGATGCGAACCCTGGAGGAGTCTTGGTGGGAGGTCATAAATAGATGCCCGGTCAACGTTCATTTCCGAAATTGCCGAACAATCTTGTTGAAACATCGGCTGGATGTCAAGTATAAATCCCATTCCGTGTTGTGCAGCGCAATTCCAGTTCAGGAAAGCCGGCACATGAGAGACAGGAATCCCCCCGGAAAAAAGCCGTCCAACAAGGCCTCGCGGAGAAGGGAGTCCCTTCCGAAATCCGGCAGGCCCTCCCTTTCCGTATCTCCCGATTCATTTCCCGGGATTGGCAGTGAAAAGTGGGATCTGGGAAGCCTCGTCGATATCCTTCCCGATCCGACGTTCGCCATCGACCGGGACGGCACCGTTGTGGCCTGGAACCGGGCCATGTCGGAGCTGACCGGAATCGCCGCCGGGGAGATGATCGGAAAGGGCGACCATGAATATTCGATCGCCTTGTACGGTGAACGGCGTCCCATCCTCATCGATTTCATTCTCCATCCCGGAAGCGAATGGGAGGGAACATACGGCGGCCTGGTGAGGACCGAGGAAGGGCGTCTCATCGGTGAGTCATACATGCCGAATATGAGAGGCGCCCGGATGTACTTCCTCGGAAACGCAGCTCCCCTCTACGATGCCGGCGGAAATATCCGGGGCGCCATCGAAACGATCCACGACCTGACGGCGCGACGGCAGATCGAACAGGCCCTTCAGGAAAGCGAGGAAAAATACCGGACCATCCTGGAGGCCATGGACGAGGTTTATTTCGAGGTCGACCTGGCAGGGAACCTGACCTTTTTCAACCGCGTGCTTCCTGAGTATGCCGGGTACAGCGAGGAGGAGCTGAAGGGGGCGAATTACCGGATGTTCCTCGGCGAGGAGGCAGCCCCGCAGGTGTTTCCAATCTTCAACCGTGTTTTCAAGACGGGACTCCCGGAACGGACGTCGGAATGGGTCATGAAGCGAAGAGACGGCCGGACCCTCATGGTGGAAGCGGCCATTTTCCTGAAACGGGATGCCGAAGGGAATCCCATCGGATTCCGTGGGGCCGCCAGGGACATCTCGGAGCGGAAACGGGTGGAGAGCGAACTGCGCGAGAGTGAAGCACGATACCGGACGCTGGCGGAGCGCTCGTTTGCCGGCGTTTACGTTGTCCAGGACGGATTTTTCCGCTACCTGAACCGAAATGCCGCCTCCTATGCGGGGTATCACCCGGAGGAACTGGTCGGTACGAGCGCTGCGGACCTGGTCCTTCCGGAAGACCGGGAGCGATTGCGGCAATTTGCCCAGGACATGCTCAAAGGACTGCGTTCTGCCCCCTATGAGTTCCGGATCCGCACGAAGACGGGGGAAACCTGCTGGATCATGGAAACCGTCACACCGATCCGGTTCCGCGGGCGACCCGCCATTCTCGGGAATTCCATGGACATCTCGGAGCGGAAGGGTGTGGAGGCGCAGCTTCGCTATTTGAGCTCCCATGACGTTCTCACGGATCTCTATAACCGGGCTTATTTCGAGGAAGAGCTGAGTCGCATGCAGAGGGGCCGGTCCTTCCCCGTCAGCATCATCATGGCCGACCTGGACGGCTTGAAAAGAATGAACGACGAAGAGGGGCATGCTGCCGGAGACGATCTCCTGAGACGGGCCGCCCGGGTTCTGCAGGATTCCATGCGGGCGGAGGACGTCCTGGCCCGGATCGGCGGGGACGAATTCGCGGCTCTCCTTCCATTATCGGATCACGACGTCGCCTCCTCCGTCATCGACCGCATCCGGAGTAACCTGGATCAGCATAACCGCGTGCATGCCGGTCCCGCGCTGAGCATTTCCATGGGCATGGACACGGGACAGAAGGGGGCGGACCTGACCCTGATCATGCAGGCGGCGGACCGGTTCATGCTCATCGAGAAGGCCAGGAAGAAAGCTGCGAATCCGCTTCTGGGAAGGGGAGGGGAACATGGCCCAGGATGACCTTTCCGGGCTGAAAATCGACAAGTCCCGGAAAAAACAGCCCCTGACGGGATCCCGCAAGTGGACTGCCGCAGCCGTCGTGGCGGTTTTGATGGTGGGAGCGAGCATCCTCTATGCTCTGGGCGTCCTGACGCCGTCCGTCACGGTGGAGACGGCCGCGGTCTCGCAGGTTTATCCTTCCCAGAGCCTGACGGTCCTCAACGCCAGCGGTTATGTAGTGGCCCAGCGGAAAGCGGCGGTGGCATCAAAAGCCACCGGACGGCTGGTTGCACTCATGGTCGAGGAGGGAAGCCGCGTACGGAAGGGCCAGGTCATCGCCCGGCTCGAAAATGAGGATGTACTCGCGGCGAAGGATCAGGCTGCGGCCAATCGGAATGTTGCCCGAGCGAACCTGGAACAGGTCCGGGCGGAACGGGATGAGGCGAACCGGGACTATGGAAGGAACCGGCGCCTGGTCGAGACGGGAGCCGTATCGAGGTCGGCCTACGATCTGGCGGAGACGAGAATGCGCCGGGCCGAGGCCGCCGTGGCCTCCGCGGAGGCCACGGTCCGGGCGGCCGAGGCGGGTCTCCGGGGGGCGGAATCGGCCCTGGATTATACTCTCATCCGGGCGCCCTTCGACGCCGTCGTGCTGACCAAGAACGCCGACATCGGCGACATCGTCACGCCCCTCGGGGCGGCGGCCAATGCCAAGGCCGCCGTGGTGACCATCGCCGACCTGGGATCCCTGCTCGTGGAAGTGGACGTCTCGGAGTCCAACATCGGACGGGTCAAGCCGGACCAGCCCTGCGAAATCAGCCTGGACGCCATCCCGGAGATGCGTTTCCCCGGAGCGGTCCACACCATCGTTCCGACGGTCGACCGGAGCAAGGCCTCCGTCATGGTCAAAGTCCGTTTCCTGAAACCGGGCGACCGGCTCCTTCCGGACATGAGCGCCAAGGTGGCCTTCCTTTCCCGGCCGGTTGCGGAGGGGGAAGAAAAACCGCGTCTTGCCGTTCACCGCACCGCCGTGATCGAGAAAGAGGGGAAGCGGATCGTCTTCATCGTCCGGGGCGACCGGGCGAAACAGGCGATCATCGGGACCGGGGAGGCCCTGGGGGACATGGTCGAGGTGACCGGCGGAGTTCAGACGGGGGACCGGGTGATCCTGAAACCTCCAGGGCGGCTCCGGGACGGGTCCCGCATCAGTGTTGCCGAGAAATGACCGACAGCCCGCCCATCGTCCGGATCCGCGATCTCTGCAAGGCCTACCGCCGGGGAAGCCTCGAAGTTCCGGTTCTGTACGACATCTCCTTTGACATCCGGAACGGTGAATTCCTCTCCCTCATGGGGCCTTCCGGATCGGGCAAGAGCACCCTCCTCAACCTCATCGCCGGGATCGACCGGGCCGACAGCGGCAGCATCCTCGTTGACGGCGTGGAGATCACGGTCCTCTCGGAGACGGAACTGGCGGCGTGGCGGGCCGGATCCGTGGGCTTCATCTTCCAGTTCTACAACCTGATCCCCGTCCTCACCGCCCTGGAAAACGTCGAGCTTCCCCTGCACCTCTCGGGCCTTTCGAAGCGGGAGCGGCGGGAGCATGCGCGGATGTGCCTGGACCTGGTGAACCTCTCCCACCGCCTGGACCACTACCCGGGACAGCTCTCCGGGGGCGAGCAGCAGCGGGTGGCCATCGCCCGGGCCATCGTCACGGATCCGTCCCTGCTCGTGGCGGACGAGCCGACAGGGGACCTCGACCGGGTCTCGGCGGCGGAGATCCTGGACCTGATGGCGCGGCTCAACGGGCAGCTCGGGAAAACCATCATCATGGTGACCCACGATCCCCGGGCCGCCCAGCGGGCGGGCGTTCTCCGGCATCTGGACAAGGGGGTGCTGAGCGACGATGATCCTGCGCATCCTCTTTAGGAACGCGTTCCGGAACCGGCTCCGGACGGGGCTCACGATCCTGGGCATCACCGTTGCCATCCTGGCCTTCGGCCTCCTCCGGACCGTCGTCTCCGCCTGGTACGCCGGCGTGGAGGCCGCCTCGGCGGCCCGCCTGGTGACCCGGAACGCCGTCTCCCTCGTCTTCCCGCTCCCCCTTTCCTACAAGGAGAAGATACGCCAAATCCCGGGCGTCCGCGGTGTTTCCTGGGGAAACTGGTTCGGCGGCATCTACATCGAGGAGAAGAACTTCTTCCCGAATTTCGCCGTGGACGCCCGGACGTACCTGGACCTCTACCCGGAATTCATTCTTCCGGAAGACCAGTTGAAGTCCTTTCTGGGCGACCGGAAGGGGTTCGTGGCGGGGCGCAAGATCGCCGCCCAGTTCGGATGGAAGCCCGGGGATACGGTTACGCTCCGGGGCGTGATCTACCCCGGCAACTGGGACTTCGTCCTCCGGGGCATCTACCGGGGCCGGGACAAGACCATCGACGAGACCCAGTTCTTCTTCCACTGGGACTACCTGAACGAGACGATGCGGCGCAAATTCCCCGGGAGGGCCGACCAGGTAGGGTTCTACATGATCGGCGTGACCCATCCGGACTTGGCTGCGGAGGTGTCCTCGGCGATTGACGAAACCTTCCGGAACTCACTGGCAGAGACCCTGACGGAAACGGAGAAGGCCTTCAACCTGGGTTTCATATCCATGACTTCCACCATCGTCATGGCCATCCAGCTTGTCTCCATCGTGATCATTGTCATCATCATGGCCGTGGTGGCCAACACGATGGCCATGACGACGCGGGAGCGCATCGGCGACTACGCCATTCTCAAGACCCTGGGCTTCGGCGGCCGCCACATCGCCGCCTTGATCTTCGGCGAGGCTCTGGTCATTACACTGACGGGGTGCGCTCTGGGGATGGCCCTGACGTATCCCGTTGCGCGGGCGTTTACGGAGAGCCTGCCGAATTTCTTTCCCGTCTTCAACGTTTCCTCATCGACACTCGTCCTGGACGTGGCGGCGGCCCTGCTGGTGGCGGGTGTCGCAGGCATCGTTCCCACGCGAACGGCCATCGGGATCCGCATCGCCGACGGGCTCCGGAGGATCGGATAATGGCGGTTCCCCTTTCGTACAGCTTCCGGAATCTCTGGACACGGCGCCTCACGACGGTCCTGACCGTCTCCGGCATGGCACTGGTGGTCTTCGTATTCGCCACGATCCTGATGCTGGCCGAAGGACTCCAGAAGACCCTCGTGGAGACGGGTTCCTACGACAACGTGGTTGTCATCCGGAAAGGATCGGGATCCGAGGTCATGAGCGGCGTGGACAGGCAGCAGGCTTCCGTGGTGGAGGTCCAGCCGGAGGTGGCGGTCGGGTCCGACGGCAGGAGACTGCTCGTCAAGGAACTCGTCGTCCTGATCGCCCTGCCGAAGCGGGACACGGGGCAGAAGTCGAACGTGGTCCTCCGGGGGATCATGGAGGCCTCCCCGGCCCTGCGTCCCCAAGTGAAGATCGTGGCGGGGCGGCTTCCCCGCATGGGAACCACGGAGGTCATGGCGGGAATGGGGATCGTCCGGGGTTTCCGGGGCGTCGGGATGGGCGAGACCCTCTGCTGCGGGCTCCGGAACTGGCGGATCGTGGGGATCTTCGACGCCGGGACGACCGGATTCAACTCGGAGATCTGGGGGGACGTCGACCAGTTCATGCAGGCCTTCCGGAGGCCCGTGTATTCGTCCGTTCTGTTCAAGCTGCGGGACTCCGCCGGGTTCGACGCCATGAAGGCAAGGATCGAAAAAGATCCGCGCCTGACCCTGGAGGCAAGGCGGGAGACCCGCTACTACCTGGACCAGTCGGAGGCGATGGCCAAGTTCCTGCGGATCCTTGGCCTCTCGCTCACGGTCATCTTTTCCCTGGGGGCCGTCATCGGGGCCATGATCACCATGTACTCGGCCGTGGCGAACCGGACAGCCGAAATCGGGACGCTCCGGGCGCTGGGATTCCAGCGGCGGAGCATCGTCCTGGCCTTCCTGGTGGAGTCGCTGCTCCTCGGTTTCCTGGGCGGCGCCGTGGGGCTGTTCTTTGCCTCCTTCATGCAGTTTGTTTCGGTCTCCACGATGAATTTCCAGACCTTCGCGGAGCTGGCCTTTTCCTTCACCCTGAGTCCCGCCATTGCAGTCGAGGCGATGCTCTTTTCCCTGGGGATGGGCTTTGTGGGGGGTGTGCTGCCGGCGTTCCGGGCCGCCCGACTGAACATCGTAGACGCCCTGCGGGCGGTGTAATGAAGGGGAAAAGGGGACGGACTGGATTCTGTCCCCTTCGGCTAGGGCCGGTAACCCGGGTCTGGCGGCAGGTTGGGCAGCCGGGCCGCTTCCTGGGCGAGGCGGTCGCACCGTTCGTTTTCCACGTTCCCTGCGTGACCGCGAACCCACTGGAAGCGGACCCGATGGCGTTCGCACAGGTCCAGGAGTTCCTGCCAGAGATCGGCGTTCTGGGCCTTTTCCCGCCGGGTGCGCATCCAGTTCTTCTCCTTCCAGCGCCTGGCCCAGCCTTTGTCGATGCCGTTGAAGACGTACTGTGAATCGGTGATGAGTGTGCCTTCGCACGGTTTCTTAAGGGCCTGGAGACCCTGGATGGCCGCCTGGAGCTCCATGCGGTTGTTCGTCGTCAGCCGGCAGCCGCCGGACAGCTCCTTCCGGTGCGAGCCGGAAAGAAGAACGACGCCCCAGCCTCCCGGTCCGGGATTTCCCAGGCAGGCTCCGTCGGTGAAGATGGTGACGCTGTTGCGGTTCGGGACCATACATGCCTTTCCGTCTCGAAATGGGCGCATCTTAGGGCACAGGGCGGGAAGGAGTCAAGCCGATCACGGGCGAGAATGAATAACCGTCTGGATTCTTTAGGAGAAAAGACAAAGACATTGACAGGAAAACCCGATCTGCTTTAGGAGCACCCGAAAAAGAGCGTTCCCGTCCGCTGCGAAGAGCGGGAGCGGAGGACCCGGGGGACGGTCTGATTGTCCCGGGAAAACGGGGAATCGGCCGTCCGGTCGAAAGAGGACACATGCATCGCAGGAGGTGAAACTGCATGATCAAGAAGGCGCTTGTGAAGGGAGAAATGGACAGGAGAATCATCGAGCAGAAGATCCGGAACCGGGAAATCACCGAGGAGGAACTGGCCAAGGGGCTGGCGGCGCTCCCGGACGTGGCGGACAAGGCCGAGTATGTCAAGGTGCGCTTGGATGAAAAACGCAAGCCCGGCGGCAAGGTCTCCCATGCTGATTGATTCGCATGCCCATCTCGAGATGCGAGACTTCGATCCCGACCGGGAGGAGGTCGTCCGGCGGGCCGTGGAGAGCGGTGTCTCGACCATGGTCACCGTGGGGACGAACCTCCGCGACTGCCGGAAGGCCGTCGCCATCGCCGCGAAGTTCAGGGAGGTATACGCCGCCATCGGGATCCACCCCCATGACGCCGGCAGCATCGACGACGAGACCTACCGGAAGATCCGGAAACTGGCTGAAGAACCGAAGGTCGTCGCCTACGGGGAGATCGGCCTCGATTTTTTCCGGAACCGTTCTCCCCGGGAGGTCCAGCTCCGCCGCTTCTCCGAGCAGCTTGAACTGGCAGCGGAATTGAACCTGCCGGTGATCATCCACGACCGGGAGGCCCATCGCGAGACGCTGAGGACGCTGCGGACCTGGAAGGGGCAAAAGCCGGTTGTCATCCATTGCTTTTCCGGAGATGCCGTCATGGCGCAGGAATGCGTCTCCCGGGGGTATTACATTTCCATTGCCGGTCCGGTTACGTACCCGAAGAACGACAAACTGGCGGAGGTGGTCCGACAGATCCCCCTGGAGCGGCTGCTCGTCGAGACGGACTGTCCCTATCTGACCCCCCAGGCCCACCGGGGCAAGAGGAACGAGCCGGCCCATGTCCTGTTCACGGCCCGCAAGGTGGCCGAGATCCGGGGACTCTCCCTGGAGGAAGTTGCGGAGGCGACTTCGAGGAACGCCCGCCTGGTCTTTAACATTCCGTAAATGCTTTGAAACCCGGTTGCTTTTTTCCGGAAAGGGGATTAGGATTTCGACTCGACATACGGGGGTGCCGCAGAGGCTGAGAGAATACCCTTTGAACCTGACCTGGATCATGCCAGCGTAGGGAGCGGAGATAGGACGAACGGAAGGGGCCATATCCCGCGGAGCAGGGGATGGCCCCGTTGTTTTTTGTGGACCAGCTTTTCAGGTTGGTGAAGCATGGGGCGAATCGTTTTCATTCTGTCGGGGGGGCCCATTCCGGACCCGGAGTTTCTCCGGGAGAGAATCGCTTCGATCGGTCCTGCGGCGATCCTCTGCGCCGACGGCGGTGCTCGTCACGCTTACGGACTGGGCGTGATTCCCGAGGCGATCGTCGGCGACATGGATTCCCTGGACGACGAAGCGGCACGCTACTTTTTTGACAAGGGGTGCCGGTTCCTCCGGCATTCCCGGGAGAAGGACGAAACAGATACGGAACTGGCGCTGGCAGAGGCCCTGGGCATGAAACCCGACGCCGTCTGGATCTTCGGCGCCCTGGGACGAAGGCTGGACCACACCCTGGCCAACCTGTCGCTTCTGGCCTGCGAGGCCGCATCGGGGTTCGACGTCCGCCTGATGGATCCCTTCTGCGAGGCCTTCCTCGTCCGGGACATGCAAATCCTGGAAGGGGAGCCGGGACAGACGGTTTCCGTCTTTCCTCTCGGCGATGCGGCGGAGGGAATTACCCTGGAAGGATTCGAATACCCCCTGGACGGGGCGACAATGAAGCCCGGGAAACCTTATGGAGTCAGCAACCGTCTTCTCGCCGCCCGGGGAGTGATCCGGGTCCGCAAGGGGGCGCTTCT includes:
- a CDS encoding PAS domain S-box protein, with protein sequence MRDRNPPGKKPSNKASRRRESLPKSGRPSLSVSPDSFPGIGSEKWDLGSLVDILPDPTFAIDRDGTVVAWNRAMSELTGIAAGEMIGKGDHEYSIALYGERRPILIDFILHPGSEWEGTYGGLVRTEEGRLIGESYMPNMRGARMYFLGNAAPLYDAGGNIRGAIETIHDLTARRQIEQALQESEEKYRTILEAMDEVYFEVDLAGNLTFFNRVLPEYAGYSEEELKGANYRMFLGEEAAPQVFPIFNRVFKTGLPERTSEWVMKRRDGRTLMVEAAIFLKRDAEGNPIGFRGAARDISERKRVESELRESEARYRTLAERSFAGVYVVQDGFFRYLNRNAASYAGYHPEELVGTSAADLVLPEDRERLRQFAQDMLKGLRSAPYEFRIRTKTGETCWIMETVTPIRFRGRPAILGNSMDISERKGVEAQLRYLSSHDVLTDLYNRAYFEEELSRMQRGRSFPVSIIMADLDGLKRMNDEEGHAAGDDLLRRAARVLQDSMRAEDVLARIGGDEFAALLPLSDHDVASSVIDRIRSNLDQHNRVHAGPALSISMGMDTGQKGADLTLIMQAADRFMLIEKARKKAANPLLGRGGEHGPG
- a CDS encoding DUF2520 domain-containing protein, giving the protein MTSHQDSSRVRITVIGLGKVGTAMAVLLQKAGYPLAALYDVSPEARERAVSATGAFAAAGSAEAASRGDAVFITTGDDRILPVCREIASGKGFRKGQTAVHMSGAGGLDLLQPAREAGAFRASIHPMQAFADSAMALQNLPGSIFGVTADEPAREWAVRIVQHLGGTPFFVAEENKALYHAAACMASNYLVTLIRQVEKVFESIGMDREAAVRAIWPLVAGTLKNIETMGTVQALTGPVARGDAGTIDKHLAAFREKLPHLLETYCVLGKRTVELARMKGTLSPEQAERLYSIFSGGTP
- a CDS encoding ABC transporter ATP-binding protein — protein: MTDSPPIVRIRDLCKAYRRGSLEVPVLYDISFDIRNGEFLSLMGPSGSGKSTLLNLIAGIDRADSGSILVDGVEITVLSETELAAWRAGSVGFIFQFYNLIPVLTALENVELPLHLSGLSKRERREHARMCLDLVNLSHRLDHYPGQLSGGEQQRVAIARAIVTDPSLLVADEPTGDLDRVSAAEILDLMARLNGQLGKTIIMVTHDPRAAQRAGVLRHLDKGVLSDDDPAHPL
- a CDS encoding FtsX-like permease family protein; this translates as MILRILFRNAFRNRLRTGLTILGITVAILAFGLLRTVVSAWYAGVEAASAARLVTRNAVSLVFPLPLSYKEKIRQIPGVRGVSWGNWFGGIYIEEKNFFPNFAVDARTYLDLYPEFILPEDQLKSFLGDRKGFVAGRKIAAQFGWKPGDTVTLRGVIYPGNWDFVLRGIYRGRDKTIDETQFFFHWDYLNETMRRKFPGRADQVGFYMIGVTHPDLAAEVSSAIDETFRNSLAETLTETEKAFNLGFISMTSTIVMAIQLVSIVIIVIIMAVVANTMAMTTRERIGDYAILKTLGFGGRHIAALIFGEALVITLTGCALGMALTYPVARAFTESLPNFFPVFNVSSSTLVLDVAAALLVAGVAGIVPTRTAIGIRIADGLRRIG
- a CDS encoding MBL fold metallo-hydrolase; its protein translation is MRHRKAGRVADGIWYLGREETGLYLLEGTRESMLVSGGMVYILPEVVRQLESFGIDRGRITRILILHAHFDHLGVIPWWKRTFPSMEVLASARAWEVLAMPKAVATINEFSRMVTDRMGLQEGLKSFDHAWRDDVAGRTVCEGDRIDLGGLEVRIFETPGHSSCSISAYVRVRKALFASDGGGIPFKDFSIPLGNSDFTRFEESLEKLRGLEVERLCADHYGFVTGPEAAGFIGQTLDEARSLRRVMEEALERYGGVEDAARVLTADLYGRHPDYFMSPEITEGIFRQMIRHVADRTPMS
- a CDS encoding ABC transporter permease — its product is MAVPLSYSFRNLWTRRLTTVLTVSGMALVVFVFATILMLAEGLQKTLVETGSYDNVVVIRKGSGSEVMSGVDRQQASVVEVQPEVAVGSDGRRLLVKELVVLIALPKRDTGQKSNVVLRGIMEASPALRPQVKIVAGRLPRMGTTEVMAGMGIVRGFRGVGMGETLCCGLRNWRIVGIFDAGTTGFNSEIWGDVDQFMQAFRRPVYSSVLFKLRDSAGFDAMKARIEKDPRLTLEARRETRYYLDQSEAMAKFLRILGLSLTVIFSLGAVIGAMITMYSAVANRTAEIGTLRALGFQRRSIVLAFLVESLLLGFLGGAVGLFFASFMQFVSVSTMNFQTFAELAFSFTLSPAIAVEAMLFSLGMGFVGGVLPAFRAARLNIVDALRAV
- a CDS encoding efflux RND transporter periplasmic adaptor subunit; translated protein: MAQDDLSGLKIDKSRKKQPLTGSRKWTAAAVVAVLMVGASILYALGVLTPSVTVETAAVSQVYPSQSLTVLNASGYVVAQRKAAVASKATGRLVALMVEEGSRVRKGQVIARLENEDVLAAKDQAAANRNVARANLEQVRAERDEANRDYGRNRRLVETGAVSRSAYDLAETRMRRAEAAVASAEATVRAAEAGLRGAESALDYTLIRAPFDAVVLTKNADIGDIVTPLGAAANAKAAVVTIADLGSLLVEVDVSESNIGRVKPDQPCEISLDAIPEMRFPGAVHTIVPTVDRSKASVMVKVRFLKPGDRLLPDMSAKVAFLSRPVAEGEEKPRLAVHRTAVIEKEGKRIVFIVRGDRAKQAIIGTGEALGDMVEVTGGVQTGDRVILKPPGRLRDGSRISVAEK
- the rnhA gene encoding ribonuclease HI, whose amino-acid sequence is MVPNRNSVTIFTDGACLGNPGPGGWGVVLLSGSHRKELSGGCRLTTNNRMELQAAIQGLQALKKPCEGTLITDSQYVFNGIDKGWARRWKEKNWMRTRREKAQNADLWQELLDLCERHRVRFQWVRGHAGNVENERCDRLAQEAARLPNLPPDPGYRP
- the panB gene encoding 3-methyl-2-oxobutanoate hydroxymethyltransferase, encoding MSTHGKVNKVTTATVRDMKKKGEKITMITAYDYPTGAIVDEAGIDLILVGDSLGMVVLGYDSTLPVTMDVMIHHTKAVSRAVSRALVIGDMPFMSYQASADEAVRNAGRFLQEAGAQAVKLEGGREVAEVTRRIAAAGIPVMAHLGLTPQAVHQLGGYKVQGKGSEAANRILEDAKILEEAGAFSVVLECIPVELGRVISETLSIPTIGIGGGVHCDGQVLVLHDLLGMFERFTPKFVKKYANINTQMKEAVEKYIVEVRQGEFPGPEHSFL